The following proteins come from a genomic window of Hydractinia symbiolongicarpus strain clone_291-10 chromosome 2, HSymV2.1, whole genome shotgun sequence:
- the LOC130629991 gene encoding uncharacterized protein LOC130629991, which translates to MPPHEEAGEIHQREVVNVQTKNDSSEEKQEGCCRNLTNAVNRTLENAFAKIGFVVATHPWKTILISLLITGLCLIGVVEYEVENRGEKLWVSQSSDSLKHKDWVEEIFPLQYREVAIMLEKPSENILTPQGLEELYKVYEAITKVEDGNSNTQWKDICYRSSSVCIPSSILELCSYNLTEIRTLKTQDILNRINKKPLISPMTRKFMNAELMIGEPVMRNKSNGLIVSSIVARINIKIKKNTTLCKAKGGWLMKMVNDGKNHSMEP; encoded by the exons ATGCCTCCACATGAAGAGGCAGGTGAGATACATCAAAGAGAAGTTGTAAATGTGCAAACTAAAAATGATTCCAGTGAAGAAAAGCAAGAAGGGTGTTGTCGTAATTTGACAAATGCTGTCAACAGAACGTTGGAGAACGCTTTTGCAAA GATTGGTTTTGTTGTAGCCACTCATCcatggaaaacaattttaatttccTTGCTAATCACTGGATTATGTTTGATCGGGGTTGTCGAGTACGAAGTTGAAAATCGAGGCGAAAAATTGTGGGTTTCCCAATCATCTGATTCACTGAAACACAAAGACTGGGTCGAGGAGATATTTCCTTTGCAATATAGAGAAGTTGCTATTATGTTAGAAAAACCctctgaaaatattttaactccGCAAGGCCTGGAAGAG TTGTATAAAGTTTATGAAGCAATTACAAAGGTGGAAGATGGGAACAGTAATACACAATGGAAAGATATATGTTACAG ATCATCATCAGTCTGTATTCCAAGCTCCATATTAGAATTATGTTCTTATAATCTTACAGAAATCAGAACGTTAAAGAcacaagatattttaaatagaattaataaaaaacctttaattAG TCCAATGACGAGGAAGTTTATGAATGCTGAATTGATGATTGGTGAACCTGTGATGAGAAATAAAAGTAATGGTCTTATCGTCAGTTCAATTGTGGcaagaataaacattaaaataaaaaaaaacacaactttgtgCAAAGCAAAGGGAGGCTG GTTGATGAAAATGGTGAACGATGGGAAGAATCATTCGATGGAGCCATAA